Proteins from a genomic interval of Orbaceae bacterium lpD02:
- the apaH gene encoding bis(5'-nucleosyl)-tetraphosphatase (symmetrical) ApaH produces MSNLLIGDIHGCYNEFMRVLEKADFNSNDTIWLTGDLVARGPNSLGVLRFVQKNSQQIRLTLGNHDLHLLAVYAGIAKSHKKDRINEIFAAPDCDELIDWLRKQPLVQIDDSLNLIMAHAGISPQWDLETLLKCAKDLKTVLSSDTYPLFLDAMYGDYPDFWHEDLQGFDRLRYIANALTRMRYCYENGRLDLYCKDAINEAPSKLKPWFLLPRKIPQRYSIAFGHWASLKGKGTPENIYALDTGCCWGGKLTCLRWEDKQYFKKRNKDNLS; encoded by the coding sequence TACTCATTGGTGATATTCATGGTTGTTATAATGAGTTTATGCGAGTGCTTGAAAAAGCAGATTTTAATAGCAACGACACAATTTGGTTAACCGGCGATCTTGTTGCTAGAGGGCCTAACTCACTTGGAGTTCTTCGTTTTGTTCAAAAAAATAGCCAACAAATAAGATTAACTCTTGGTAATCACGACCTGCACCTACTGGCTGTCTATGCTGGAATTGCTAAAAGTCATAAAAAAGATCGTATTAATGAAATTTTTGCTGCACCAGATTGCGATGAATTAATTGATTGGCTCAGAAAACAACCACTCGTTCAAATAGATGATTCATTGAATCTTATTATGGCTCACGCTGGTATTTCGCCACAATGGGACTTAGAGACATTATTAAAATGTGCCAAAGATCTTAAGACCGTATTATCTAGTGATACTTATCCTCTATTTCTTGATGCGATGTATGGTGATTACCCTGATTTTTGGCATGAAGATTTGCAAGGATTTGATCGATTACGTTATATTGCTAATGCTTTAACTCGTATGCGTTATTGCTATGAAAATGGTCGCCTTGACCTATATTGCAAGGATGCCATTAATGAAGCTCCAAGCAAACTTAAACCTTGGTTTTTACTACCGCGGAAAATTCCGCAAAGATATAGTATCGCATTTGGCCACTGGGCTTCATTAAAGGGCAAAGGTACGCCTGAAAACATCTATGCACTTGATACTGGCTGCTGCTGGGGTGGAAAACTAACCTGCTTAAGATGGGAAGACAAGCAGTATTTTAAAAAACGCAATAAAGATAATCTGTCTTAA